One genomic window of Candidatus Poribacteria bacterium includes the following:
- a CDS encoding dihydrodipicolinate synthase family protein: MSHYDNVRNRIHRQMVPLPILYRDDYSIDHAGLAKYVAWHLENDTQNFCLTFTYSQLDFVTTEEIIEVTRTVMEVVRDDAVFISCTGGGPLHEAIRTVQAFEKTGAHAAFVHLPEHCLQNPSHCGELYVEYIRGVAKETEIPLLAVALPIPWSAPSQTMLPAQRFEELCEEEQFIGIKDDIYILDNRMELVRKFSGRMGITGGGMFTHYIFFHHFPNQGEFAGIYNPKRGQRMFELLDENNYLEVIKMMEADTQSGLALPDLHWMARNQVVFYGMGFAETYVMRPPIATATEAQAQAIIEHMHQTPALFERVGR, translated from the coding sequence ATGAGTCACTATGACAACGTACGCAATCGGATTCACCGTCAAATGGTTCCCTTACCGATTCTTTATCGCGATGATTATTCTATCGACCATGCGGGGCTGGCGAAATATGTCGCTTGGCACTTGGAGAACGATACCCAAAACTTTTGTCTGACCTTCACCTACAGCCAACTCGATTTTGTTACAACTGAGGAGATTATAGAGGTAACGCGCACAGTGATGGAGGTTGTACGGGACGATGCCGTATTCATCTCCTGTACGGGCGGCGGTCCCCTACACGAAGCGATCCGGACAGTGCAAGCATTCGAGAAGACTGGGGCGCACGCAGCGTTTGTCCATCTACCGGAGCATTGCCTACAAAACCCCTCCCACTGTGGTGAGCTCTACGTGGAATACATCCGCGGCGTGGCAAAAGAGACCGAAATCCCTCTCTTGGCGGTGGCGCTGCCAATTCCTTGGAGCGCTCCCTCTCAGACAATGCTGCCCGCTCAGCGTTTTGAAGAACTTTGCGAAGAGGAGCAATTTATCGGCATCAAAGACGATATTTACATACTGGACAATCGGATGGAGTTGGTTCGCAAATTCTCTGGACGTATGGGCATCACCGGGGGCGGTATGTTCACCCACTACATCTTTTTTCACCATTTTCCCAACCAAGGTGAGTTTGCCGGGATTTATAATCCCAAACGTGGGCAGCGCATGTTTGAGTTGCTCGATGAGAACAACTACCTGGAGGTAATTAAAATGATGGAGGCAGACACACAAAGTGGGCTTGCACTACCTGACCTGCATTGGATGGCACGCAATCAGGTAGTGTTTTATGGGATGGGTTTTGCGGAGACCTATGTCATGCGTCCCCCAATAGCCACAGCCACCGAAGCACAGGCACAGGCGATTATTGAACACATGCACCAAACACCGGCACTCTTTGAACGGGTGGGACGATAA
- a CDS encoding sodium/solute symporter (Members of the Solute:Sodium Symporter (SSS), TC 2.A.21 as described in tcdb.org, catalyze solute:Na+ symport. Known solutes for members of the family include sugars, amino acids, nucleosides, inositols, vitamins, urea or anions, depending on the system.) gives MSDSLHTLDYTVIILYFAAIVACGIYFGRYTKSTADFFFGGQRFVWWLIAASCIATLVGSYSFINYSDLGYDSGLASMTYYTNDWFIMPLFLLGWFPIIYFNRISTIPEYFERRFDRRTRFMVLILIVLYLVGYIGMNLQTIAVVLNRVIGMPVMVGAVIVAIISLAYMHSGGQMSVLMTDLFQSMILLVAGIGIFVLGIHHVGGWDAFWNGLPATHKVPFPQFNEPANFHFIGTFWGDALSGTVAFFFINQGIILRFLSVKSVHDGRKAMIVMVLVLMPIAAIVVSNGGWVGKAMETYGWPEAPEKAKSVFVMVMKVITQPGVFGLVIAALLAALMSTLDTLINAVSAVGVNDIWKTVVPGKDDKYYLHAARLAAVGATLLGLVLVPIFELDDQIYTAHSKFFTTILPSLIVVLLMGVLWSRFTSAAAFWALLLGSLLTLITHHKALYFLIEPLAHGVPPDKGYIYMRGLFGTLVTVVLGVGITLFTKPRPKSDLPGLCIATLSEGMRLFKGGEPNRSEPRTSSPLQFRTDAIDADRVRLPVELMDELSIQEGDLIYVSDARRWLGGLRSVHLKADMPHQETGVVILHDEAVDRANFSIELPVTVEKIL, from the coding sequence ATGAGCGATTCACTCCATACACTCGATTACACCGTCATCATTCTCTACTTCGCGGCTATTGTGGCTTGTGGCATCTACTTCGGGCGATATACGAAATCCACAGCGGACTTCTTCTTCGGTGGTCAACGCTTCGTCTGGTGGTTGATCGCTGCGTCATGTATTGCCACCCTCGTCGGTTCCTACAGTTTTATCAACTATTCTGACCTGGGCTACGACAGCGGACTTGCCAGTATGACGTACTACACGAACGACTGGTTCATCATGCCGCTGTTCCTGCTCGGCTGGTTCCCCATTATCTACTTCAACCGCATAAGCACTATCCCTGAGTATTTTGAACGCAGGTTCGATCGCCGCACCAGATTCATGGTACTGATCCTGATCGTGCTGTATCTTGTCGGTTATATCGGCATGAATCTACAGACGATCGCCGTCGTTCTGAACCGTGTCATAGGGATGCCGGTGATGGTGGGAGCCGTGATAGTAGCAATTATTTCGCTTGCCTATATGCACAGCGGGGGACAGATGTCGGTGCTCATGACCGATCTGTTCCAGAGCATGATCCTACTTGTCGCTGGTATCGGCATCTTCGTGCTCGGCATCCATCACGTCGGTGGTTGGGACGCGTTTTGGAACGGACTGCCGGCGACACACAAGGTCCCGTTCCCGCAATTCAACGAACCGGCAAACTTTCACTTCATTGGCACGTTCTGGGGCGACGCGCTTTCAGGCACTGTCGCGTTCTTTTTTATCAATCAGGGCATTATTCTGCGCTTCCTGTCGGTCAAGTCCGTCCATGATGGTCGCAAAGCCATGATTGTGATGGTGCTTGTCCTGATGCCTATCGCAGCAATCGTTGTCAGCAATGGGGGTTGGGTCGGCAAAGCGATGGAGACTTATGGTTGGCCCGAAGCACCAGAAAAAGCAAAGAGCGTCTTTGTAATGGTGATGAAAGTCATCACCCAGCCGGGGGTGTTTGGTCTGGTTATCGCTGCGCTGTTGGCAGCGTTGATGTCTACACTCGATACACTTATTAACGCTGTCTCTGCCGTGGGTGTCAACGACATCTGGAAGACTGTTGTGCCGGGCAAAGACGATAAGTACTATCTCCACGCCGCTCGCTTGGCTGCTGTCGGCGCGACACTGCTAGGACTGGTGCTCGTTCCCATCTTTGAACTAGATGATCAGATCTATACGGCGCACTCAAAGTTTTTCACAACGATATTGCCATCGCTGATTGTGGTCCTGCTGATGGGCGTTCTCTGGTCCCGTTTCACATCGGCAGCAGCATTCTGGGCGCTGCTCTTGGGATCTCTACTTACCCTCATTACCCATCACAAAGCCCTCTATTTTCTGATTGAACCGCTTGCCCACGGCGTGCCTCCCGATAAGGGATACATATATATGCGCGGACTGTTCGGTACGCTGGTCACAGTTGTACTGGGCGTGGGCATCACGCTCTTTACTAAACCGCGACCAAAATCAGATCTCCCCGGACTCTGTATCGCTACCTTGTCCGAAGGGATGCGACTGTTTAAGGGCGGTGAACCCAATCGGTCTGAACCGAGAACTTCCTCACCCCTCCAGTTTCGTACAGATGCGATTGACGCCGATCGTGTGCGGCTGCCAGTCGAGTTGATGGACGAACTCTCCATTCAGGAAGGGGACCTCATCTACGTGTCAGATGCCCGGCGATGGCTCGGCGGTCTGCGCTCCGTGCATCTGAAAGCCGATATGCCGCATCAGGAGACCGGCGTCGTCATCCTACACGATGAGGCCGTCGATCGTGCGAATTTTAGTATCGAGCTGCCCGTCACGGTAGAGAAGATACTCTGA
- a CDS encoding PD40 domain-containing protein: protein MITITRLSSPPKHHFYGYYGIDVWDPSRRYHLSLETDFHEHRPTVGDVASVGLIDRETHAFIPYGSTSAFNLQQGSMMHWIDVGFGSEFTFNDWENERLVSRAINLQTRETRTIHGAVAALSPTQPFALGLNFARMAHCRAVVGYANEMDSDSLQPHPTDDGLFLLDLRNGSSNLILSIADVIRESQDMNIPDGLAWFNHVLFNTDGTRVLFFCRIRNGDGFLSSLWTVNPDGSNLVCQIPFGNKVSHFDWRDESRILISSDVTGEMQFLELTDDKEDFKPFGAGVLPQDGHASFSPDRNWIVCDTYPKNPQRLAELMLYDIRRERKIELGRFYSEEMFTGDIRCDLHPRWSSDGRLITFDSVHEGSRQIYLANVEEIVSG from the coding sequence ATGATTACCATCACCCGGCTTTCGTCACCCCCTAAACACCATTTCTACGGGTACTACGGCATTGATGTGTGGGATCCATCGCGCCGCTACCATCTGTCGCTCGAAACCGATTTCCACGAACACCGACCGACTGTTGGAGATGTCGCATCGGTAGGATTGATAGACAGAGAAACCCATGCCTTTATTCCGTACGGATCTACCAGTGCCTTCAATCTACAGCAAGGCAGTATGATGCACTGGATTGATGTGGGCTTTGGGAGCGAGTTCACCTTCAACGATTGGGAAAATGAGAGGTTGGTTTCGAGAGCAATTAACCTGCAAACAAGAGAAACCCGAACCATTCACGGCGCTGTTGCTGCGCTCTCACCGACTCAACCGTTTGCACTTGGGTTGAATTTTGCCCGCATGGCACACTGTCGCGCTGTGGTTGGGTACGCGAACGAGATGGATTCAGACAGTTTGCAGCCGCATCCCACAGACGATGGTTTGTTCCTGCTGGATTTACGAAATGGAAGTTCAAATCTGATTTTATCAATCGCCGATGTGATTCGGGAAAGTCAAGATATGAATATACCAGACGGGTTGGCTTGGTTTAACCATGTCCTCTTTAACACCGATGGAACGCGGGTTCTGTTTTTCTGTCGTATCAGAAACGGAGATGGTTTCTTGTCATCGCTCTGGACGGTGAATCCCGATGGTTCAAATCTGGTCTGTCAAATTCCATTTGGGAATAAGGTTTCCCACTTTGATTGGCGAGACGAAAGCCGTATCTTAATCTCTAGCGACGTAACAGGAGAGATGCAGTTTTTGGAATTGACGGATGACAAGGAAGATTTTAAGCCATTCGGAGCGGGGGTTCTCCCACAAGACGGTCATGCGAGTTTTTCTCCGGACAGAAATTGGATTGTATGTGATACTTATCCGAAAAATCCACAACGTCTGGCGGAACTCATGCTGTATGACATCAGGCGAGAGAGGAAGATTGAGTTGGGGCGGTTTTATTCAGAAGAAATGTTCACGGGGGATATCCGATGTGACCTGCATCCACGCTGGTCGTCTGATGGTAGGCTGATAACGTTTGACTCGGTACATGAAGGTTCGCGCCAGATTTATCTGGCGAATGTGGAGGAGATTGTATCAGGGTGA
- a CDS encoding Nramp family divalent metal transporter: MEEKETIDENQEEIGTVEIPPPTGVFGQPWSMQKLLGLMAVFGPAAIVASVSIGAGETIVVVRTGAWARYDLLWLVLISCIVKGVFLTYLLGRYTAVSGEYLGHRLVRLPGPRGWLLLMIMLVELIGGPMAWVPIAKPCADLFHFLFNGVPQSIPEPIWENIFTSAFIGLALLLSLKMSYNRLEKQQVIICLILVTGTIIGTLMVRPNLWAAFIGSVNVGHLPAFPEWTPDDARQNPLLTMATTFAYVGGGAMGYIVYANWIGLHRWGLTGHQNIDAIRDYAFKHDAIDYLPDAPEQVSRLRQLVAPLRWDAGMGAVVLFIVTAAFMISGAAVLYPLQSRFEGWSLLTEQAHVWSNIHPSLVWVYYVCIIAALWGTLQAVPEVLTRVSHEFLEALWPSREWPYSKIQRVICAYFFVSTFIVIWADLKFDILTQIAGTLGNFAISFVMVLALRLNAKLPSSYRTHRVMWIGGFISALIQIAFAGVSIWSLGGKIFGGGQ; this comes from the coding sequence ATGGAGGAAAAAGAAACAATCGATGAGAATCAAGAAGAGATAGGCACGGTCGAAATTCCACCTCCTACCGGGGTTTTTGGTCAACCGTGGTCAATGCAGAAACTGCTCGGTTTAATGGCTGTCTTTGGACCCGCCGCAATTGTAGCATCGGTTAGTATCGGTGCCGGCGAAACGATTGTCGTTGTCCGTACAGGTGCTTGGGCACGCTATGATCTCCTATGGCTCGTGCTTATAAGCTGTATCGTTAAAGGTGTTTTTCTTACCTATCTGCTCGGACGTTACACCGCCGTTAGCGGCGAATATCTTGGACATCGTCTTGTAAGGCTACCCGGACCGCGCGGTTGGTTGTTGCTTATGATTATGTTAGTTGAATTAATCGGCGGTCCGATGGCTTGGGTGCCGATTGCTAAACCGTGTGCGGATCTATTTCACTTTTTATTTAACGGAGTTCCGCAATCAATCCCCGAACCGATTTGGGAAAACATCTTCACCTCTGCCTTCATTGGTCTTGCCTTGCTACTCAGCCTGAAGATGTCATACAACAGACTGGAAAAGCAGCAGGTCATCATCTGCCTGATCCTTGTGACTGGAACGATTATCGGAACCTTGATGGTACGTCCGAATCTCTGGGCAGCCTTCATCGGATCCGTCAATGTTGGACACCTGCCAGCGTTTCCAGAGTGGACACCAGACGATGCGCGTCAGAATCCGCTGCTGACGATGGCGACAACATTTGCTTACGTTGGCGGTGGGGCGATGGGCTATATCGTCTACGCCAACTGGATTGGCCTCCACCGTTGGGGGTTGACAGGACATCAAAATATTGACGCCATCCGCGACTATGCTTTCAAGCACGATGCGATTGACTACCTGCCCGACGCACCAGAACAGGTCAGCCGATTACGACAACTTGTCGCGCCGTTGCGGTGGGATGCTGGCATGGGCGCAGTCGTTCTGTTTATTGTAACGGCAGCATTTATGATATCTGGTGCTGCTGTTTTGTATCCACTACAAAGCCGATTTGAAGGGTGGAGCCTACTCACCGAGCAGGCTCACGTTTGGAGTAATATTCACCCTTCATTGGTCTGGGTCTACTACGTCTGTATCATCGCGGCACTTTGGGGAACTCTACAAGCTGTGCCTGAAGTCCTTACCCGTGTATCGCACGAATTTTTAGAGGCGCTGTGGCCCTCCCGCGAATGGCCCTATTCTAAAATCCAGCGTGTCATCTGTGCCTATTTTTTCGTCTCCACCTTTATTGTCATTTGGGCCGATCTAAAGTTTGATATTCTCACGCAAATTGCGGGCACTTTGGGAAACTTTGCGATTTCATTCGTCATGGTTCTTGCGTTGCGCTTGAATGCCAAACTCCCTAGCTCTTATCGGACGCACCGTGTGATGTGGATCGGTGGATTTATATCTGCGTTGATTCAGATTGCTTTTGCAGGCGTTAGTATCTGGAGCTTAGGCGGCAAAATCTTCGGTGGCGGGCAATAG
- a CDS encoding thiamine pyrophosphate-requiring protein yields the protein MKVLDAIAHIMKKEGVEYLSAYPTTALIESTAEVGIRPIICRQERVGVGIADGYARVNNGTPPGVFAMQNGPGAENAFAGVATAYSDAVPMLLLPLGHPRARDGVFPLFSSVRSFSDITKSVEQISTASQIGETMRRAFARLKMGRPGPVMVEIPTDIADAEVDASILESYKPVKATLSKADSQDILAATRALLDAKAPIIHAGQGVLYADATEELVELAELLQVPVMTTLAGKSAFPEKHPLALGSGSSVMNGCVYHFLGQADVVFGIGTSFTKHGMTTTIPSGKTFIHATNDPTDIDKDYYADYPVIGDAKLVLQQFIEACTDLQNPSVNQNDSKVVEDIASVRKAWLKEWTPKLTSDEVPITPYRVIWEFMNNVAPAEAIVTHDSGSPRDQLMPFYQSGGPRTYLGWGKSHGLGTGLGLNIGAKLAAPDKFVVNFMGDAAFGMTGLDFETAARNSIPILTVVLNNSTMAIETTHMARSHELYGTRDIRGNYADMGRAMGGWAERVADPADVGPAILRARKATEDGQASLLEFITSEETAFSYRRPFG from the coding sequence GTGAAAGTTCTTGATGCCATAGCGCATATCATGAAGAAGGAGGGCGTTGAGTACCTCAGCGCCTACCCCACAACCGCTCTGATCGAGTCGACTGCCGAGGTTGGCATACGACCGATCATCTGCCGTCAGGAACGGGTAGGGGTAGGTATCGCAGATGGCTACGCGCGGGTGAATAACGGAACCCCACCGGGTGTGTTCGCTATGCAGAATGGGCCCGGTGCCGAAAACGCCTTCGCGGGCGTTGCCACCGCCTACTCAGACGCTGTGCCGATGTTACTGCTCCCGCTGGGTCATCCCAGAGCACGTGACGGCGTATTCCCTCTCTTTAGCTCGGTGCGCAGCTTTTCAGACATCACCAAATCCGTCGAGCAGATCAGCACCGCTTCACAGATCGGCGAGACAATGCGCCGGGCATTCGCTAGGCTCAAGATGGGGCGGCCGGGTCCTGTCATGGTTGAGATACCCACCGACATCGCGGACGCAGAGGTAGATGCATCAATCCTTGAGAGTTACAAGCCCGTCAAAGCTACGCTTTCAAAAGCCGATTCTCAGGATATCCTTGCTGCAACCCGCGCGCTGCTCGACGCAAAAGCTCCCATTATCCACGCCGGACAGGGGGTGTTATACGCGGACGCCACCGAGGAATTGGTAGAACTAGCAGAACTGCTACAGGTGCCTGTCATGACCACGCTGGCGGGAAAGAGCGCCTTCCCCGAAAAGCACCCCTTGGCGCTAGGAAGCGGCTCAAGTGTCATGAACGGCTGTGTCTATCACTTCCTAGGTCAAGCCGATGTGGTATTCGGGATCGGCACCTCCTTCACAAAGCACGGCATGACCACAACCATCCCTTCCGGTAAGACCTTCATCCATGCGACAAACGACCCAACAGACATAGATAAAGATTACTACGCAGATTATCCTGTCATCGGGGACGCCAAGCTGGTGCTGCAGCAATTCATAGAGGCTTGCACAGACCTCCAAAACCCAAGCGTCAACCAAAATGACAGCAAAGTTGTGGAAGATATTGCATCTGTTAGAAAGGCGTGGTTGAAGGAGTGGACGCCCAAACTCACATCGGATGAGGTTCCCATCACCCCCTACCGCGTCATCTGGGAGTTCATGAACAATGTCGCTCCGGCGGAAGCCATCGTTACCCACGACTCTGGAAGTCCCCGCGACCAACTTATGCCGTTCTATCAATCGGGAGGTCCCCGAACCTACTTGGGTTGGGGCAAGTCGCACGGGCTTGGAACCGGGCTTGGACTCAACATCGGGGCAAAACTCGCCGCGCCCGACAAATTCGTGGTCAACTTTATGGGGGATGCCGCATTCGGGATGACAGGGCTGGATTTCGAGACAGCTGCCCGAAACAGTATACCGATCCTCACCGTAGTGCTGAACAATTCCACTATGGCTATAGAAACAACGCACATGGCGCGATCCCACGAGCTATATGGAACAAGAGATATTCGCGGGAACTATGCCGATATGGGGCGGGCTATGGGCGGATGGGCGGAACGGGTAGCGGATCCCGCAGATGTGGGTCCAGCGATTCTGCGTGCTCGGAAAGCCACTGAGGATGGACAAGCGTCATTGCTCGAATTCATCACTAGCGAAGAAACCGCCTTTTCGTACAGGCGTCCCTTCGGGTAG
- a CDS encoding phytanoyl-CoA dioxygenase family protein has protein sequence MAHLTEAQVTQFKEEGYLVVEDVLDPEQDIDPVIEEYAGVLDQLAQDLYDKGEISSTYDDLPFGDRLTKIYTESGRVHAQYFDFSLPQQNVQPDTPMWVGPQVFHLLRNERLLDAIESLIGPEIYSNPVQHVRLKPPEHLCPVNEDTGRPQIGATPWHQDTGVVTPEADETDMLTVWFGLWDATIENGCLEVIPKSHREGLLQHCITSTDLSRGFGRHIPGKFLREPDSVPIPLKRGGVLFFHRLNCHSSLPNNSDNIRWSFDLRYNPTGQPTGRSAFPGFVARSRSNPESELHDPEEWANLWYETRSRLSGSEDNPTFHRWKTDDPRCA, from the coding sequence ATGGCGCATCTTACCGAAGCTCAAGTGACACAATTTAAGGAAGAGGGGTACCTGGTCGTTGAAGACGTGTTGGACCCCGAACAGGATATAGATCCAGTCATCGAAGAGTACGCAGGTGTCTTGGATCAGCTCGCCCAAGACTTATATGATAAGGGCGAAATATCTTCGACGTATGATGATCTGCCGTTTGGCGATCGCCTGACGAAAATTTATACTGAATCTGGCAGGGTGCATGCTCAGTATTTCGACTTTTCGTTGCCCCAGCAGAATGTGCAGCCGGATACACCGATGTGGGTGGGACCTCAGGTTTTCCACCTGCTGCGCAACGAGAGACTTCTCGATGCTATCGAATCGTTGATCGGCCCCGAAATTTACTCGAATCCGGTGCAGCACGTACGCCTGAAGCCGCCGGAGCACCTCTGTCCCGTCAACGAAGACACCGGACGTCCCCAGATAGGGGCGACCCCATGGCATCAGGATACCGGGGTTGTCACACCAGAGGCGGATGAAACCGATATGCTGACAGTTTGGTTCGGTTTGTGGGATGCTACCATTGAAAATGGCTGTCTCGAAGTTATTCCCAAAAGTCACCGTGAAGGATTACTTCAGCACTGCATCACGAGCACCGACCTGTCAAGAGGATTTGGTCGCCATATTCCGGGCAAATTTCTGCGAGAGCCAGATAGCGTACCTATCCCGCTCAAACGCGGAGGCGTCCTATTTTTCCACCGTCTTAACTGCCATAGCTCGTTGCCGAATAACAGCGACAACATTCGTTGGAGTTTTGACCTTCGCTATAACCCGACGGGGCAACCAACCGGGCGCAGTGCATTTCCGGGCTTCGTTGCGCGCAGCCGTTCCAATCCGGAGAGTGAATTGCATGATCCCGAGGAATGGGCAAATCTGTGGTATGAGACGCGCAGCCGGCTGTCGGGAAGTGAAGACAATCCCACCTTCCACCGCTGGAAGACGGACGATCCTCGCTGTGCTTAG
- a CDS encoding MFS transporter codes for MRTFEAFGNRSYRLLWPANFLAYICRWMQLTLLGWLVLELTDSPFSVALVGFFGMLPLLILGMVGGVLADRVNKHRILIMTQVISCIAAFAMVLLLKTGAIRFWHAYVVMGCTGIGWALDMPSRRSAIHDLVGRAGVTNAMAMDSVGMQASRMIGPALAGALITTVDVVGGYIVVSAIYVVAITLITAVSLPPVDRSHLGLSSVLGNLVEGFRYVRRDNVLVATVLVTILMNLLLFPYAQMIPVIARDVLLIGPGLMGTLLGAEGLGALFGAICVASIGVIRFHGRLYIGGSMLGLIMLLCFSMVRWYYAALPVLFVLGFGTSGFSTMQSTLVMLRSREEMRGRALGVISLAIGAGPLGALMVGAIASMSSTPFAIGIDAVLGIVLLSSVALLMPSLWRQPMVSDERVPKVD; via the coding sequence TTGCGCACTTTCGAGGCATTCGGCAACCGCAGTTACCGGTTGCTTTGGCCCGCGAACTTCCTCGCCTACATCTGCCGGTGGATGCAGCTAACACTGCTGGGTTGGCTTGTCCTAGAGTTGACGGATTCGCCATTTTCAGTAGCTCTGGTCGGTTTCTTTGGGATGCTGCCGCTTCTGATACTTGGCATGGTGGGCGGTGTGTTGGCTGATAGAGTCAATAAGCACCGAATCCTTATCATGACGCAGGTAATAAGCTGTATCGCTGCCTTTGCGATGGTGCTGCTGCTCAAGACCGGAGCGATACGTTTCTGGCACGCTTACGTCGTGATGGGGTGCACAGGTATCGGGTGGGCACTAGATATGCCATCGCGACGTTCAGCCATACACGATCTCGTCGGCAGAGCGGGGGTGACCAACGCTATGGCGATGGATTCTGTCGGTATGCAGGCGAGCCGCATGATCGGTCCGGCGTTGGCGGGCGCGCTGATAACCACGGTTGATGTGGTGGGAGGATACATCGTTGTCAGTGCAATCTATGTTGTGGCAATTACCCTAATCACAGCAGTGAGCCTGCCGCCTGTCGACCGGAGCCATCTTGGGTTGTCTAGCGTCCTTGGCAACTTGGTGGAAGGGTTCCGGTATGTGAGGCGCGACAATGTGCTGGTGGCAACCGTACTTGTCACCATCCTGATGAATTTGCTACTCTTTCCCTACGCACAGATGATTCCGGTCATCGCTCGCGATGTCCTTTTGATTGGTCCCGGACTGATGGGAACGCTCCTAGGTGCTGAAGGATTGGGCGCACTTTTTGGTGCGATCTGCGTTGCTTCGATAGGGGTTATCCGCTTCCATGGGCGGTTGTACATCGGCGGGTCAATGCTTGGGCTGATTATGCTCTTATGCTTCTCGATGGTGCGGTGGTACTACGCTGCCCTGCCAGTTTTATTTGTTTTGGGGTTCGGGACATCGGGCTTTTCGACCATGCAGTCAACCCTTGTAATGCTGCGATCTAGGGAGGAGATGCGGGGACGAGCGCTAGGCGTTATCAGTCTCGCCATCGGTGCCGGTCCACTAGGGGCGCTTATGGTTGGTGCTATTGCGTCAATGAGCAGCACACCATTTGCCATCGGAATTGACGCAGTGTTGGGGATTGTGTTGCTTTCGTCGGTAGCACTGCTGATGCCGTCGCTGTGGCGACAACCGATGGTTTCAGACGAGCGAGTTCCTAAGGTTGATTGA